One window of Verrucomicrobiia bacterium genomic DNA carries:
- the coxB gene encoding cytochrome c oxidase subunit II has protein sequence MGLFSGCSGPQSALDPAGPQAQSLGALFWWMTAGTAIIWLAMIALTIYAIRVEPDPAKNAGRSRMLIVVGGTLIPTVVLAVLLTYGLAMLPAMVAPAPAGSLRIRVIGEQWWWRVQYEREGRLVELANEIRIPVNEPVQFELMSSNVIHAFWIPSLGGKRDMIPGRVIPIALTASRTGLFRGVCAEYCGASHALMSFIVEVMEKPAFESWLEQQAADARIPSNDDALRGQHLFVENGCGACHTVRGTPASGTMGPELTHVGSRFSLGAGVLTNDLSALEKWIASPDRIKPAAHMPAFGMLPPADQRALAAYLKGLE, from the coding sequence ATGGGTTTATTCAGCGGATGCTCCGGCCCTCAGTCCGCGCTCGATCCCGCCGGCCCACAGGCGCAAAGCCTTGGCGCACTCTTTTGGTGGATGACCGCCGGCACCGCCATTATCTGGCTCGCCATGATCGCGCTGACGATCTACGCGATCCGCGTCGAACCCGATCCCGCAAAGAATGCGGGGCGCAGTCGGATGTTGATCGTCGTTGGGGGAACGCTGATCCCAACTGTCGTGCTGGCTGTTTTACTTACTTACGGTCTTGCAATGCTGCCCGCGATGGTCGCACCCGCACCCGCTGGAAGTCTGCGAATCAGGGTCATTGGCGAACAGTGGTGGTGGCGGGTGCAGTATGAACGCGAGGGGCGTCTCGTCGAACTCGCCAATGAAATCCGGATTCCTGTCAACGAACCCGTGCAATTCGAATTGATGAGTTCCAATGTGATCCACGCATTCTGGATTCCGTCCCTCGGGGGGAAGCGTGATATGATTCCAGGTCGCGTCATTCCGATCGCGCTGACGGCAAGCCGGACAGGATTGTTTCGCGGCGTTTGCGCCGAATATTGCGGCGCGTCGCACGCGTTGATGAGTTTCATCGTCGAAGTCATGGAAAAGCCGGCGTTCGAAAGCTGGCTTGAACAACAGGCCGCTGACGCAAGGATTCCTTCCAACGACGACGCGCTCCGCGGGCAACACCTGTTCGTCGAAAACGGTTGCGGCGCCTGCCACACCGTTCGAGGAACCCCTGCTTCTGGAACGATGGGCCCGGAACTGACGCATGTCGGAAGCCGCTTCAGCCTCGGCGCAGGTGTGCTGACGAATGACCTTTCCGCGCTTGAAAAGTGGATCGCCAGCCCCGACCGCATCAAACCTGCCGCGCACATGCCCGCTTTCGGGATGCTCCCTCCCGCTGATCAGCGCGCGCTGGCCGCATACCTGAAAGGACTCGAATGA
- the ctaD gene encoding cytochrome c oxidase subunit I, translating to MSRRRENEPGSPDRDISPLTEAPPAELQKAQQNRLRAVWQSPRGWRYWSDVNNTQVGVWYTATAFLFFLFGGVLALLIRIQLAVPGNTFLSADTYNQVFTVHGSVMMFLFAIPIFESIAVIFLPQMLGARDLPFPLLSAFGYWCFLLGGIFLCGSIFFDAAPKGGWFMYPPLTSQYQPGLGVDIWLLGFSFIEIAAIAAAVELIVGTLKCRPPGMRINLIPLYCWYVLVAAAMVLFAFPPLIAGSMLMEVERAFNWPFFDAARGGDPLLWQHLFWLFGHPEVYIIFLPSIAIVAMIVPTFARRPIVGYSWIVLAAIGTGFLSFGLWVHHMFTTGLPGISLGLFSAASEAVAIPTGVQIFCFIATLAAGKLARSVPMLFIFGGIAVFIIGGLTGVMVALAPFDFQAHDTFFVVGHLHYVLIGGALFPIIAGCYYFFPLINGKKLSDKLGKAGFWLMFIGFNITFLPMHITGLRGMARRVFTYPEGIGFDGLNLVSTIGSFILGTGIAVVAWDLIRPKRKQPFSEQNPWKAGTLEWLPHMPPESWGVRSIPEIDSRYPLWEQPNFQRDVDEGRFYLPDAEEGKRETLVTSVIDATPVQCLRLPFPSWKALVAALTMGGFFIFGTYHWWWPALISAVVATFAVCYWLWTGTAVIPEKENKDVGLGLKLPLYLSGPKSVSWWAMFITMLADFTAFVSLVFGYFFYWTIHENFPPDSARGPGLLWPSLSAALLLAAWGATLLSKRWNRLDRAMPFYVGMALAVVLAVAGAGAMIAGPLQTGLDPKAHAYSAIVWLLAIWAAFHVIVGAVMLLYCIARRMAQRLTSKHDIDIWNVTLYWHFVAVTIVITVAVIGGFPLVK from the coding sequence ATGAGCCGGCGGCGCGAAAACGAACCAGGTTCACCCGATCGCGATATCTCGCCCCTCACGGAGGCACCGCCAGCAGAGTTGCAAAAGGCGCAACAGAATCGACTCCGCGCAGTGTGGCAATCGCCGCGCGGATGGCGGTATTGGTCCGATGTCAACAACACGCAGGTCGGAGTTTGGTACACCGCGACGGCGTTCCTCTTCTTTCTCTTCGGCGGCGTCCTCGCACTGCTCATCCGAATACAACTTGCAGTTCCCGGAAACACATTCCTCTCGGCGGACACCTACAACCAGGTCTTCACGGTGCACGGTTCCGTGATGATGTTCTTATTCGCGATTCCAATCTTTGAATCCATCGCCGTGATTTTCCTCCCGCAAATGCTCGGCGCCCGCGACCTTCCATTTCCCCTGCTCTCCGCTTTTGGTTATTGGTGTTTTCTGCTCGGCGGAATTTTTCTTTGCGGCTCCATCTTCTTCGATGCCGCGCCCAAAGGCGGCTGGTTCATGTATCCACCCCTCACGTCGCAATATCAACCTGGCTTGGGCGTTGATATCTGGCTGCTCGGCTTTTCATTCATCGAAATTGCTGCGATCGCCGCCGCGGTCGAACTGATCGTAGGCACCTTGAAATGCCGCCCGCCTGGAATGCGCATCAACCTCATCCCGCTCTACTGCTGGTATGTACTCGTCGCAGCTGCAATGGTGCTGTTCGCGTTTCCACCGTTAATTGCAGGAAGCATGTTGATGGAGGTCGAACGCGCCTTCAACTGGCCGTTCTTTGATGCAGCACGCGGGGGAGACCCCCTGTTGTGGCAGCACCTGTTCTGGCTCTTCGGACACCCAGAAGTCTACATCATCTTCCTGCCAAGCATCGCGATTGTGGCAATGATCGTTCCCACCTTCGCGCGCCGCCCCATTGTTGGTTACAGTTGGATCGTCCTTGCCGCGATTGGCACGGGCTTTCTCAGCTTCGGGTTGTGGGTGCATCACATGTTCACCACCGGCCTGCCCGGGATCTCGCTGGGATTGTTTTCAGCCGCAAGTGAAGCTGTCGCCATCCCGACCGGCGTCCAGATCTTCTGTTTCATCGCAACACTTGCCGCTGGGAAGCTCGCGCGCTCAGTTCCGATGTTGTTTATCTTCGGCGGCATCGCGGTCTTCATCATCGGCGGCCTCACGGGAGTGATGGTCGCGCTCGCACCGTTCGATTTTCAGGCGCACGACACGTTCTTCGTTGTCGGGCACCTTCATTATGTCCTGATCGGTGGCGCACTGTTTCCCATCATAGCAGGCTGCTACTATTTCTTCCCTCTCATCAACGGAAAGAAACTCTCGGACAAACTCGGCAAAGCCGGCTTCTGGCTGATGTTCATTGGCTTCAACATCACGTTCCTGCCCATGCACATCACGGGATTGCGCGGCATGGCCCGGCGTGTTTTCACATATCCCGAAGGAATCGGCTTCGATGGATTGAACCTGGTGTCCACCATCGGGTCTTTCATCCTCGGCACGGGTATCGCCGTGGTTGCGTGGGATCTCATCCGGCCCAAACGCAAGCAGCCGTTTTCGGAACAGAATCCCTGGAAAGCGGGAACGCTGGAATGGCTCCCGCATATGCCTCCCGAATCGTGGGGCGTGCGGTCCATTCCTGAAATTGACAGCCGTTATCCCCTTTGGGAGCAGCCTAATTTCCAACGCGACGTCGATGAGGGAAGATTTTATCTGCCCGACGCAGAAGAAGGAAAACGCGAGACTCTCGTCACCTCTGTCATCGACGCCACCCCGGTGCAATGCCTCCGCCTTCCGTTTCCCAGTTGGAAGGCGCTCGTCGCTGCGCTCACGATGGGAGGATTCTTCATCTTCGGCACCTATCATTGGTGGTGGCCTGCGTTGATCAGCGCCGTGGTGGCCACGTTCGCTGTCTGCTACTGGCTTTGGACGGGAACCGCTGTGATTCCCGAAAAGGAAAACAAAGACGTCGGACTCGGCCTCAAGCTGCCCTTGTACCTTTCGGGCCCCAAATCGGTGAGCTGGTGGGCGATGTTCATCACCATGCTTGCTGACTTCACCGCGTTCGTGAGCCTCGTGTTCGGTTACTTTTTCTATTGGACGATCCACGAGAATTTTCCGCCCGACTCCGCCAGGGGGCCAGGGTTGTTGTGGCCGTCCCTTTCAGCGGCTCTGCTTCTGGCTGCGTGGGGTGCGACGCTTTTGAGCAAGCGATGGAATCGTCTGGATCGCGCAATGCCTTTCTACGTGGGAATGGCATTGGCCGTGGTGCTCGCGGTGGCGGGCGCTGGCGCAATGATCGCGGGACCACTGCAAACGGGGCTTGATCCCAAAGCACACGCGTATTCCGCAATCGTCTGGCTGCTGGCCATCTGGGCAGCGTTCCACGTTATCGTTGGGGCCGTCATGCTCCTTTACTGCATCGCGCGCCGAATGGCGCAACGCCTGACATCGAAACACGACATCGATATCTGGAACGTCACGCTCTACTGGCACTTTGTGGCAGTCACAATTGTGATCACAGTTGCAGTCATCGGCGGATTTCCACTGGTCAAATGA
- a CDS encoding cytochrome c oxidase assembly protein, whose amino-acid sequence MKVSLVIIGAAVLLFAWAGLGPFAERAFFVHMTMHMAVVAVAAPLIALGIADSHWDPVRRWPGFFAPVPLSIAELIAVWAWHTPGLHHLARHTLGGFVAEQAIFLIAGLLVWLSAFGGARGNFNRTGAGIIGLLLTSMHMTLLGALLALTPRALYEHHQGFHSLTALGDQQLGGAIMILIGGASYLAGGLCLSRGLLRERVTKTEFIA is encoded by the coding sequence GTGAAAGTTAGTCTCGTCATCATCGGCGCCGCGGTTCTGCTCTTCGCATGGGCGGGACTCGGGCCATTCGCCGAACGCGCGTTCTTTGTCCACATGACAATGCACATGGCCGTCGTCGCAGTCGCGGCGCCGCTCATCGCATTGGGTATCGCGGACAGCCATTGGGATCCCGTGCGGCGCTGGCCCGGATTTTTTGCGCCAGTGCCTTTGTCGATTGCCGAGCTGATCGCGGTTTGGGCCTGGCATACTCCCGGATTGCATCACCTCGCGCGCCATACTCTCGGCGGATTCGTTGCCGAACAGGCAATCTTCCTGATCGCAGGATTGCTGGTGTGGTTGTCGGCATTCGGCGGCGCGCGCGGGAATTTCAATCGCACGGGCGCCGGAATTATCGGCCTTCTCCTGACCTCGATGCATATGACCTTGCTCGGCGCACTGCTCGCCCTGACTCCGCGTGCACTCTACGAACATCATCAGGGTTTTCATTCCCTGACCGCGCTCGGGGACCAGCAACTCGGGGGCGCCATCATGATTCTGATTGGAGGTGCGTCCTACCTCGCGGGCGGATTATGCCTGAGCCGGGGCTTGCTCCGGGAACGCGTGACGAAAACGGAATTCATCGCATGA